A single Cannabis sativa cultivar Pink pepper isolate KNU-18-1 chromosome 7, ASM2916894v1, whole genome shotgun sequence DNA region contains:
- the LOC115696329 gene encoding F-box protein At3g07870-like — MEKSKKEDSTELFQYIPKEIIPNIMTKLPHDLIMKLRNSYKEWKQFTSNATFIADSFFHTKPNSILIQIPTFKPSTPAHKRKYKSKLLELDENGLGFKVKNFGMAGMRRVSSCCNGLLLVNDMNVKTLVVMNTMTKCYATLPTCPSHCPHKSCGMALVYISSKKQYKVIHIYNHGFGFELLTLGTTQWKVIPWPSLVDLYSPYHFFWSDPLCTNDQLLLHWKLNTFKHFIVTMDTHEERLWRTMLPYEIIGENFSIFEMKGCLSLMSNVSSTKFDVWVLKDFDEKRVWCKSFSVWADSITYLSPKFLPNSSTKALPDFSKLEAVMTLRNGEVIVLKNNKSGCCYLYETRLERLKKCSDDICWGKSNLLHYKTSFIYWENYEELLTRETI, encoded by the coding sequence ATGGAAAAGAGCAAGAAAGAGGATTCAACTGAACTATTTCAGTATATTCCAAAGGAAATTATACCAAATATCATGACCAAACTTCCACATGACCTAATTATGAAGTTAAGGAACTCATACAAAGAATGGAAGCAATTCACATCTAATGCAACATTTATTGCTGATTCATTCTTTCACACCAAACCCAATTCAATCTTGATCCAAATCCCAACATTTAAACCATCAACCCCAGCCCACAAAAGGAAATACAAGTCAAAGTTGTTAGAATTGGATGAGAATGGACTAGGGTTCAAGGTCAAAAACTTTGGTATGGCAGGGATGAGAAGGGTTAGTTCTTGCTGTAATGGTTTACTCTTAGTAAATGATATGAATGTAAAGACCTTAGTTGTAATGAACACTATGACTAAGTGTTATGCTACTCTTCCTACATGCCCTTCTCATTGCCCACATAAATCTTGTGGTATGGCTCTAGTGTACATCTCTAGTAAAAAACAGTACAAAGTCATACACATCTATAATCATGGTTTTGGGTTTGAGTTATTGACTTTAGGCACTACTCAATGGAAGGTAATTCCATGGCCATCTCTTGTTGATTTGTATTCTCCTTATCATTTTTTTTGGAGTGATCCTTTGTGCACAAATGATCAATTACTCCTCCATTGGAAGCTTAATACATTTAAACATTtcattgtaacaatggatacaCATGAGGAAAGGTTATGGAGGACTATGTTGCCTTATGAAATAATTGGTGAAAACTTCTCAATATTTGAGATGAAGGGTTGTCTTTCTTTGATGTCAAATGTTTCCTCTACTAAATTTGATGTGTGGGTTTTGAAAGATTTTGATGAAAAACGAGTTTGGTGTAAAAGTTTTAGTGTTTGGGCAGATTCAATAACTTACTTGTCACCCAAGTTTCTTCCTAACAGTAGTACTAAAGCTTTGCCTGATTTTAGTAAACTTGAGGCTGTGATGACCTTGAGAAATGGTGAAGTAATAGTTTTGAAGAACAATAAATCTGGTTGTTGTTATTTGTATGAGACAAGGCTTGAGAGGTTGAAGAAATGTAGTGATGATATTTGTTGGGGTAAAAGTAACTTGTTACATTATAAGACCAGCTTTATCTATTGGGAGAATTATGAAGAATTGCTCACCAGAGAAACTATTTAA